One Candidatus Zixiibacteriota bacterium genomic window, GCGCATCAGGGAAGCGGCCCTGGACATTTCATTCGAGAGTGAACGAACGCTTTGCCGCTTATCGGAATTGATCTATTTCTGTATCGAGATGCGCTATGAAAAGATCGGCCTGGCTTATTGTGTCGATCTCGAGGAGCCGGCCGATATTCTGGCTCGGGTGCTGAGGCGGTTTTTCAAGGTTTATCCGGTGTGTTGTAAGGTGAACGGCTCGCTCATGACCGACGGTACGACCGAAACGGTGTCGGCGAGGTCATCCTCGGGAAGACTGGTGGCTTGTAATCCGGCCGGGCAGGCGGCGGTGTTGAATCGTCTGAAGACTGATTTTAACGTGGTGGTCGGGCTTTGTATCGGGTCGGATTGTCTGTTTTCCCAGTTGAGCGATGTCCCCACGACGACTTTATTCGTTAAGGACAAGTCGCTGGCCAACAATCCGATCGGTGCGGTTTACTCGGATTACTATCTCAAGGAAGCGATTAGCGCCACCCGGGGCCGAATTCCGGAAGATGAAGACCGATGAGCGTGATGCGATTGCAATGCCATATCCATGGCTGTCCCGACCTTAAATGCGATGGTATTTTGTGCTCATTGTTCCAAACGCGGGGATTGGGCTTTTGATATGCCCGGAGTCTTTCGGGGAAGCACAACATCCGATTGAACGTGTTCCATTTCGAAATGTTCGTTTGTCCGGTGGTTCCGGGTGATTTAGTTGTCCTGAAGACGCCGTTGGAGAATCATTTCAGGAACGATTAGACATTGCGAAATGGTTAATACTCCCCATATTGACTTAACAGGCTGGAACCGTATCGGCGGATATCTATGGTTGAAGAAAAACTGAGTCGGCTCATACTCAACAGTATCAACGAAGGGGTGTTCACGGTTGACAACAATTGTGTAATTACTTCTTTCAACAAAGCGGCCGAACGAATCACCGGATTTACCCGCGAGGATGCTGTCGGCAAACATTGTTTCGATATTTTCCGAACGGAGATATGTCATCGCCAGTGTGCGCTGAAGGATACCCTGAAGACGCACGACCCGGTTAGCGATGCCCGCGTGACGATAGTAACCCGCGACGGCCGCGAGGTGCCGATTCAAATCACCACTACCATGCTCGTAGACGACAGCGGCGATTCGATCGGTGCGGTCGAGTTTTTCCGTGATATCTCCGAGGTTGAGCATATTCGCAAGAGTTTTGAGCAGAAGCGGGTGCTGGAAGATATCGTCAGTGTCAACACCCGCATGCACGAGTTGATCGCCTTGTTGCCCGATGTTGCCGCCGCCGAGTGTAATGTTCTGATCCAGGGGCCCAGCGGTTGCGGCAAAGAGCTGTTCGCTCAGGTGATTCACAATCTCAGTCCCCGGCGCTACGGGCCTTATATCCGCATCAACTGTGCGGCGCTGCCGGCCACGTTGCTCGAATCGGAGTTGTTCGGCTATGAGAAGGGAGCGTTTACCGATGCCAAACGAGCCAAGCCGGGACAGTTCGCTCTGGCCGCCGGCGGCACGCTGCTGCTGGATGAAATCTCCGAGATGGATATCGCGCTCCAGGTGAAGCTGCTGCGGGTGCTTAACAACGGCGAGTACATTCCCCTGGGATCGACCCGGACGCTGCATACCGATGCGCGGATTATCGCCGCGACCAACGCCGATCTCGAAACGGCCATAGCTGCGGGGACATTCCGCCGCGATCTTTATTACCGCATCAATGTCGTGAATATCAGCATCCCGCCGCTGTGCGAGCGACCCGAGGATATCCCGCTGCTGGTCGACCATTTCATGGCCGCTTTCCGCAAGAAGAGCGGGAAAGCAATCGAAAAGGTGACGCCGGAGGCGATGGCCGTTCTGCGTCACGCCGCTCTGCCGGGCAACGTGCGCGAGTTGGAGAACGCGATCGAGCACGCTTTCGTGATGTGCCACGGGACGGAGATCGGGATCGAGCATCTGCCGCCGCATATCAGCGCCCGTGTCAGTTCACAGACACCGGAGGACAATGTTACCTCGGAGCGGGAGATAATTCTTCAGACACTCAATCGTTATCACGGCAATCGCTCGCGGGCAGCGGCGGAGTTGGGGATGCACCGCTCGACCCTGTGGCGCAAGATGAAGATGCTGGGGATAGCGGAGTAGGGGGAAGGCTCTGCTCGTCCATTTGAAGCCGACGTGTAATGTAGACGTATCTTGGCGGTGCCGAACGTATCCCAAATCCTGGTCATATATACCTTTTGAGAATTAATAGGTCTTTTCCCGTCCCCATACTGGTGTCAATGAAGATCAAATTCCCAAAGATTTTTAGTCTATAGTGATACGGCTTGCTTGCAGCATACAATCATCCCCACCTCACTCGTCCGGTTGGCGGTGGGCGGTGGATTCCTCGTCGATCCAGTTCTCCTCCTCGTAGAAGATCCCCCCGCGAGCCGGGACTTTGCGCGTCGCTCCCGCTCGATAAAACGGACAGCTCTTAGGTCCGTAGCAAAATGTCTCGAAGCGATACTTCTTGATCCACGGCTTCCAATTGTCGGTGATCAACTCCACCGGCATCCGGCAGCCCCAGATGCAGGTCGTGCACCTGGTCGAATAAATGCGCGGGTCCAGGCGGCGATGGCCGCGCATGCGGTACTCGGGTAGCTCCGGCGGTATGCCGAGGAAGGGTGGACCGTCGGGCAGCGCACCGTCTGACAACGCA contains:
- a CDS encoding DUF1847 domain-containing protein; protein product: MRYGIPLLGERVAPRSSCAEALLVVEERRNQTMRQSTTKLTTPTLLDLAKLLVDNRVDVFVCGGVSRREREYLAAQNLEVIDNVAASVEELIDAIQAGKLRSGFGLDRSQKPLPEENSKSKKDSDREEGGNNQVMDFIDCLSCREKICLLGKSCAAAGTDTPKIPDEREHQRIREAALDISFESERTLCRLSELIYFCIEMRYEKIGLAYCVDLEEPADILARVLRRFFKVYPVCCKVNGSLMTDGTTETVSARSSSGRLVACNPAGQAAVLNRLKTDFNVVVGLCIGSDCLFSQLSDVPTTTLFVKDKSLANNPIGAVYSDYYLKEAISATRGRIPEDEDR
- a CDS encoding sigma 54-interacting transcriptional regulator; the encoded protein is MVEEKLSRLILNSINEGVFTVDNNCVITSFNKAAERITGFTREDAVGKHCFDIFRTEICHRQCALKDTLKTHDPVSDARVTIVTRDGREVPIQITTTMLVDDSGDSIGAVEFFRDISEVEHIRKSFEQKRVLEDIVSVNTRMHELIALLPDVAAAECNVLIQGPSGCGKELFAQVIHNLSPRRYGPYIRINCAALPATLLESELFGYEKGAFTDAKRAKPGQFALAAGGTLLLDEISEMDIALQVKLLRVLNNGEYIPLGSTRTLHTDARIIAATNADLETAIAAGTFRRDLYYRINVVNISIPPLCERPEDIPLLVDHFMAAFRKKSGKAIEKVTPEAMAVLRHAALPGNVRELENAIEHAFVMCHGTEIGIEHLPPHISARVSSQTPEDNVTSEREIILQTLNRYHGNRSRAAAELGMHRSTLWRKMKMLGIAE